A DNA window from Tachysurus fulvidraco isolate hzauxx_2018 chromosome 4, HZAU_PFXX_2.0, whole genome shotgun sequence contains the following coding sequences:
- the ercc6 gene encoding DNA excision repair protein ERCC-6 isoform X1 produces MPIDNNEDPDCPEWSSPVSALTSGGKEDNGSSRVSSGLSIPESSQEEPAAAACPGNAGPENSRKSQLLLHINRQEIQAVAQNDQAAELQGLGVDVYDQDVLEQGVLQQVDRAFQEAKQATARADAEKEYESVLDDVRSCTSALKHINKILEQLTPYAASSKDISRKIDSVKRQKENKEKQLKKIRAKQRRLQAVLSGEDVQKLEAELLTEDDTEAGPSTQGSMLMPAQETEWEELIRTGQMTPFGSRVPQKQEKKEPRKLMLSENSGFDEYLADQARIAERRKKPTPKKKRKVSTTEVQKNTSSTKQEKKLQKRMRKLQRTALKSHPKARPKTEKEFPQTRRKGFREDGSNSSGSEYVPSDELMDPEEPERDDEFWQDEKEEYELKPYKKKKENKSMKSKKEDESDEYLPSSSEDDESDRKVKVKKCKDDGDIECYRKRIRNWKRQRLQVKEQKRQAGEDESDESDAEFDEGFKVPGFLWKKLFKYQQTGVRWMWELHCQQAGGILGDEMGLGKTIQVIAFLAGLSYSKLKTRGSNYRYAGLGPTVIVCPATVMHQWVKEFHTWWPPFRVAVLHETGSFNNKKEELIPEIVASHGVLITSYSNVRIMQDYIQKYDWHYIILDEGHKIRNPNAGVTVASKQFRTPHRFILSGSPMQNNLKELWSLFDFVFPGKLGTLPVFMEQFSVPITMGGYSNASPVQVQTAYKCACVLRDTINPYLLRRMKADVKANLSLPDKNEQVLFCRLTEEQRQVYQDFLDSKEVYQILNGDMQIFSGLIVLRKICNHPDLYTGGPRMLRAIPADQLTEEEHFGYWKRSGKLIVVESLLRLWFKQGHRVLLFTQSRQMLEILEVFVRENGYTYLKMDGTTAIASRQPLITQYNESKDIFIFLLTTKVGGLGINLTGANRVIIYDPDWNPSTDTQARERAWRIGQKQQVTIYRLLTAGTIEEKIYHRQIFKQFLTNRVLKDPKQRRFFKSNDIYELFTLSNPDGSQGTETSAIFAGTGSDVQIPKRHKAPYPSPSELQQTSSKPEKIPSSSLCKENASPETFHRSTPTLNGLSNSNAYKESDSLDVTSTSPSNTPQKHREKKKHCDVTDVAIQPSDKNKHKHKKRKNQEGARFEGHRISHLVKKRRYKREDSEDQKETRDEQKNDDYVLAKLFKKSGIHSVMKHDTIMEASNPDYVLVEAEANRVAKDALKALKVSRHRCRLPFSGSAPATPAPVKKRFGQKKNSLLNQALKTTQKTGEKCKDAELIKKVSIKKLGSAAHFSGEGVDEKALSSSLSSSSLLARMRARNHVSLPQSQDEDDDDDNEQRVQSSSPHISPTEHDELLVDLRNFVAFQAQVDGQASTPEILEYFTPRLTSTQTPVFRELLRNICDFHRLPGKEGIWKLKADYR; encoded by the exons ATGCCTATAGACAACAATGAGGACCCAGACTGCCCTGAATGGTCCAGTCCAGTGAGTGCTCTAACATCAGGAGGGAAAGAGGACAATGGTTCCAGCAGGGTATCGAGTGGCCTCTCCATCCCAGAGAGCAGTCAGGAAGAGCCAGCTGCTGCAGCCTGCCCTGGTAATGCTGGACCTGAAAACTCCAGGAAATCACAGCTCCTGCTCCATATCAACCGCCAGGAGATCCAGGCAGTGGCTCAGAACGATCAAGCAGCCGAGCTCCAGGGTTTGGGAGTGGACGTGTATGATCAGGATGTTCTGGAGCAAGGAGTACTTCAGCAGGTGGACCGAGCCTTTCAGGAGGCCAAACAGGCCACAGCGAGGGCTGATGCAGAGAAAGAATATGAATCTGTCCTGGATGATGTCAG GTCATGCACAAGTGCTCTAAAACACATCAACAAGATATTAGAGCAGCTTACTCCTTATGCTGCCTCCAGCAAGGACATCAGCCGGAAAATCGACTCTGTCAAaaggcaaaaagaaaacaag GAGAAGCAGTTAAAAAAGATCCGAGCCAAGCAGAGACGCTTACAGGCTGTTCTGAGTGGAGAGGACGTTCAGAAGCTCGAGGCAGAGTTATTGACTGAAGATGACACAG aggcaGGCCCATCCACACAGGGCAGCATGCTCATGCCTGCTCAGGAGACAGAGTGGGAAGAACTCATCCGCACAGGTCAAATGACCCCTTTTGGCTCACGCGTCCCTCAAAAGCAAGAGAAGAAGGAACCACGCAAGTTGATGCTCAGCGAAAACTCTGGCTTTGACGAGTACCTTGCCGACCAAGCTAGGATtgcagagagaagaaagaaaccaACCCCAAAGAAAAAGCGGAAGGTGTCCACTACAGAAGTTCAAAAAAACACATCATCCACCaagcaagaaaagaaactaCAGAAACGGATGCGGAAACTCCAAAGGACTGCCCTTAAGTCTCACCCCAAAGCAAGGCCCAAAACGGAGAAAGAATTTCCACAGACCAGGCGGAAGGGGTTCAGGGAAGACGGCTCAAACAGCTCGGGCTCCGAGTATGTGCCTAGTGATGAGCTGATGGATCCTGAGGAACCAGAGCGAGATGATGAGTTCTGGCAAGATGAAAAGGAAGAGTATGAACTAAAGCcttataagaaaaagaaagagaataaaagcaTGAAGTCAAAAAAAGAGGATGAGAGTGACGAATACCTTCCCAGCAGTTCTGAGGATGATGAGTCTGACAGAAAAGTCAAGGTGAAGAAATGCAAAGACGACGGAGATATCGAATGCTACAGGAAGAGAATTAG GAATTGGAAGAGACAGAGACTCCAAGTGAAAGAGCAGAAGAGGCAAGCAGGAGAGGACGAGTCTGATGAGAGCGATGCAGAGTTCGATGAAGGTTTTAAGGTGCCAGGATTTCTCTGGAAGAAACTCTTCAA GTATCAGCAGACAGGTGTCAGGTGGATGTGGGAACTGCACTGCCAGCAGGCAGGAGGCATTCTGGGAGATGAGATGGGCCTTGGCAAAACCATCCAAGTAATAGCTTTCCTGGCAGGACTGAGCTACAGCAAGTTAAAGACACGCGGCTCCAATTACAG gTATGCTGGATTGGGACCCACAGTCATTGTATGCCCAGCCACAGTCATGCATCAGTGGGTGAAGGAGTTCCACACCTGGTGGCCTCCATTCCGTGTAGCAGTTCTCCATGAAACGGgttcttttaataataaaaag GAGGAGCTCATCCCTGAGATAGTCGCTAGCCACGGGGTCCTCATTACCTCGTACTCAAATGTGCGCATTATGCAGGATTACATTCAGAAATATGACTGGCATTACATCATCTTGGACGAGGGCCATAAAATTAGGAATCCAAATGCAGGCGTCACTGTTGCATCCAAGCAG TTCCGGACCCCACATCGGTTCATCCTCTCTGGTTCACCCATGCAGAATAACCTGAAGGAACTTTGGTCCCTCTTTGACTTTGTGTTCCCAGGGAAACTAGGCACCCTCCCTGTATTCATGGAGCAGTTCTCAGTGCCAATTACCATGGGGGGATATTCTAATGCCTCTCCAGTGCAG GTGCAGACAGCCTATAAATGTGCCTGTGTCTTACGTGACACCATCAATCCGTACCTGCTGAGGAGGATGAAGGCTGATGTAAAGGCCAATCTCTCATTACCAGACAAAAATGAGCAG GTACTGTTCTGTAGATTAACCGAAGAACAGCGGCAAGTTTATCAGGACTTTTTGGATTCCAAGGAAGTGTATCAGATTCTGAACGGAGATATGCAG ATTTTCTCTGGCTTGATCGTCTTGAGGAAGATTTGTAACCACCCAGACCTGTACACTGGTGGGCCACGCATGCTGAGAGCCATACCTGCAGATCAACTGACTGAGGAGGAGCACTTTGGCTACTGGAAGCGCTCGGGGAAGCTAATAGTAGTGGAGTCTCTGCTCAGGCTGTGGTTCAAACAGGGACACAGAGTCTTGCTCTTCACTCAGTCCAGACAG atgctggAGATCCTGGAGGTGTTTGTCAGGGAAAATGGATACACCTATCTTAAAATGGATGGCACCACCGCCATCGCGTCTAGGCAGCCGCTCATAACGCAGTACAATGAG AGCAaggatatatttattttccttttgacGACCAAAGTTGGAGGATTAGGCATCAACCTGACTGGTGCAAACCGAGTAATTATCTATGATCCAGACTGGAATCCTAGCACAGACACTCAG GCCCGTGAGCGTGCTTGGAGAATAGGGCAGAAACAGCAGGTGACTATTTACAGGCTGCTCACCGCTGGGACCATTGAAGAGAAGATTTACCACAG GCAAATCTTCAAGCAGTTTCTCACAAATCGAGTGCTCAAGGATCCAAAACAGCGTCGTTTTTTCAAGTCTAATGACATTTACGAGCTCTTCACACTTAGCAATCCTGACGGCTCCCAGGGAACTGAAACCAGTGCAATATTTGCAG GCACTGGCTCAGATGTACAGATTCCAAAGAGACACAAGGCACCTTATCCTTCACCATCAGAACTGCAACAAACCTCATCAAAGCCAGAGAAAATACCGTCTTCTTCACTGTGCAAAGAAAATGCTTCACCTGAGACTTTTCACAGAAGCACTCCTACTCTCAATGGCCTATCAAACAGTAATGCCTACAAGGAAAGTGACTCTTTAGATGTTACATCCACATCACCCTCCAACACGCCTCAGAAACACAGGGAGAAGAAAAAGCACTGTGATGTGACAGATGTAGCAATTCAGCCCtcagacaaaaataaacacaagcatAAAAAGCGTAAGAACCAAGAAGGTGCCCGGTTTGAGGGTCATCGAATTTCTCACCTGGTGAAAAAGAGGAGATACAAAAGAGAAGATAGCGAGGACCAGAAAGAGACAAGAGATGAGCAGAAGAATGATGACTATGTTCTTGCCAAACTCTTCAAGAAATCTGGGATCCATAGTGTTATGAAACATGACACAATCATGGAGGCATCAAACCCAGACTATGTCTTGGTGGAAGCTGAGGCCAATCGGGTTGCTAAAGATGCACTTAAAGCTCTGAAAGTGTCCAGACATCGCTGCAGGCTGCCATTCAGTGGATCTGCACCAGCAACACCAGCCCCTGTCAA GAAAAGATTTGGACAGAAAAAGAACTCTCTTCTCAACCAGGCCttgaaaacaacacaaaaaacaggGGAGAAATGCAag GATGCAGAGTTGATAAAGAAAGTAAGCATCAAAAAACTAGGATCTGCTGCCCACTTCAGTGGTGAGGGAGTGGATGAAAAGGCACTTTCTAgctccctctcctcctcctcactgttAGCCAGAATGAGGGCCAGGAATCATGTAAGCCTACCTCAGAGccaagatgaagatgatgatgatgataacgagCAAAGAGTGCAGTCTTCTTCTCCACATATTTCCCCTACTGAGCATGATGAGCTGCTGGTGGATTTGAGGAACTTTGTGGCTTTCCAGGCTCAGGTTGATGGCCAAGCCAGCACTCCGGAGATCCTGGAGTATTTCACTCCGAGATTAACCTCCACACAGACTCCAGTGTTCAGAGAACTGCTTAGGAATATCTGTGACTTCCACAGGCTTCCAGGAAAAGAGGGGATTTGGAAACTCAAAGCTGATTACAGATGA
- the ercc6 gene encoding DNA excision repair protein ERCC-6 isoform X2 translates to MPIDNNEDPDCPEWSSPVSALTSGGKEDNGSSRVSSGLSIPESSQEEPAAAACPGNAGPENSRKSQLLLHINRQEIQAVAQNDQAAELQGLGVDVYDQDVLEQGVLQQVDRAFQEAKQATARADAEKEYESVLDDVRSCTSALKHINKILEQLTPYAASSKDISRKIDSVKRQKENKEKQLKKIRAKQRRLQAVLSGEDVQKLEAELLTEDDTGPSTQGSMLMPAQETEWEELIRTGQMTPFGSRVPQKQEKKEPRKLMLSENSGFDEYLADQARIAERRKKPTPKKKRKVSTTEVQKNTSSTKQEKKLQKRMRKLQRTALKSHPKARPKTEKEFPQTRRKGFREDGSNSSGSEYVPSDELMDPEEPERDDEFWQDEKEEYELKPYKKKKENKSMKSKKEDESDEYLPSSSEDDESDRKVKVKKCKDDGDIECYRKRIRNWKRQRLQVKEQKRQAGEDESDESDAEFDEGFKVPGFLWKKLFKYQQTGVRWMWELHCQQAGGILGDEMGLGKTIQVIAFLAGLSYSKLKTRGSNYRYAGLGPTVIVCPATVMHQWVKEFHTWWPPFRVAVLHETGSFNNKKEELIPEIVASHGVLITSYSNVRIMQDYIQKYDWHYIILDEGHKIRNPNAGVTVASKQFRTPHRFILSGSPMQNNLKELWSLFDFVFPGKLGTLPVFMEQFSVPITMGGYSNASPVQVQTAYKCACVLRDTINPYLLRRMKADVKANLSLPDKNEQVLFCRLTEEQRQVYQDFLDSKEVYQILNGDMQIFSGLIVLRKICNHPDLYTGGPRMLRAIPADQLTEEEHFGYWKRSGKLIVVESLLRLWFKQGHRVLLFTQSRQMLEILEVFVRENGYTYLKMDGTTAIASRQPLITQYNESKDIFIFLLTTKVGGLGINLTGANRVIIYDPDWNPSTDTQARERAWRIGQKQQVTIYRLLTAGTIEEKIYHRQIFKQFLTNRVLKDPKQRRFFKSNDIYELFTLSNPDGSQGTETSAIFAGTGSDVQIPKRHKAPYPSPSELQQTSSKPEKIPSSSLCKENASPETFHRSTPTLNGLSNSNAYKESDSLDVTSTSPSNTPQKHREKKKHCDVTDVAIQPSDKNKHKHKKRKNQEGARFEGHRISHLVKKRRYKREDSEDQKETRDEQKNDDYVLAKLFKKSGIHSVMKHDTIMEASNPDYVLVEAEANRVAKDALKALKVSRHRCRLPFSGSAPATPAPVKKRFGQKKNSLLNQALKTTQKTGEKCKDAELIKKVSIKKLGSAAHFSGEGVDEKALSSSLSSSSLLARMRARNHVSLPQSQDEDDDDDNEQRVQSSSPHISPTEHDELLVDLRNFVAFQAQVDGQASTPEILEYFTPRLTSTQTPVFRELLRNICDFHRLPGKEGIWKLKADYR, encoded by the exons ATGCCTATAGACAACAATGAGGACCCAGACTGCCCTGAATGGTCCAGTCCAGTGAGTGCTCTAACATCAGGAGGGAAAGAGGACAATGGTTCCAGCAGGGTATCGAGTGGCCTCTCCATCCCAGAGAGCAGTCAGGAAGAGCCAGCTGCTGCAGCCTGCCCTGGTAATGCTGGACCTGAAAACTCCAGGAAATCACAGCTCCTGCTCCATATCAACCGCCAGGAGATCCAGGCAGTGGCTCAGAACGATCAAGCAGCCGAGCTCCAGGGTTTGGGAGTGGACGTGTATGATCAGGATGTTCTGGAGCAAGGAGTACTTCAGCAGGTGGACCGAGCCTTTCAGGAGGCCAAACAGGCCACAGCGAGGGCTGATGCAGAGAAAGAATATGAATCTGTCCTGGATGATGTCAG GTCATGCACAAGTGCTCTAAAACACATCAACAAGATATTAGAGCAGCTTACTCCTTATGCTGCCTCCAGCAAGGACATCAGCCGGAAAATCGACTCTGTCAAaaggcaaaaagaaaacaag GAGAAGCAGTTAAAAAAGATCCGAGCCAAGCAGAGACGCTTACAGGCTGTTCTGAGTGGAGAGGACGTTCAGAAGCTCGAGGCAGAGTTATTGACTGAAGATGACACAG GCCCATCCACACAGGGCAGCATGCTCATGCCTGCTCAGGAGACAGAGTGGGAAGAACTCATCCGCACAGGTCAAATGACCCCTTTTGGCTCACGCGTCCCTCAAAAGCAAGAGAAGAAGGAACCACGCAAGTTGATGCTCAGCGAAAACTCTGGCTTTGACGAGTACCTTGCCGACCAAGCTAGGATtgcagagagaagaaagaaaccaACCCCAAAGAAAAAGCGGAAGGTGTCCACTACAGAAGTTCAAAAAAACACATCATCCACCaagcaagaaaagaaactaCAGAAACGGATGCGGAAACTCCAAAGGACTGCCCTTAAGTCTCACCCCAAAGCAAGGCCCAAAACGGAGAAAGAATTTCCACAGACCAGGCGGAAGGGGTTCAGGGAAGACGGCTCAAACAGCTCGGGCTCCGAGTATGTGCCTAGTGATGAGCTGATGGATCCTGAGGAACCAGAGCGAGATGATGAGTTCTGGCAAGATGAAAAGGAAGAGTATGAACTAAAGCcttataagaaaaagaaagagaataaaagcaTGAAGTCAAAAAAAGAGGATGAGAGTGACGAATACCTTCCCAGCAGTTCTGAGGATGATGAGTCTGACAGAAAAGTCAAGGTGAAGAAATGCAAAGACGACGGAGATATCGAATGCTACAGGAAGAGAATTAG GAATTGGAAGAGACAGAGACTCCAAGTGAAAGAGCAGAAGAGGCAAGCAGGAGAGGACGAGTCTGATGAGAGCGATGCAGAGTTCGATGAAGGTTTTAAGGTGCCAGGATTTCTCTGGAAGAAACTCTTCAA GTATCAGCAGACAGGTGTCAGGTGGATGTGGGAACTGCACTGCCAGCAGGCAGGAGGCATTCTGGGAGATGAGATGGGCCTTGGCAAAACCATCCAAGTAATAGCTTTCCTGGCAGGACTGAGCTACAGCAAGTTAAAGACACGCGGCTCCAATTACAG gTATGCTGGATTGGGACCCACAGTCATTGTATGCCCAGCCACAGTCATGCATCAGTGGGTGAAGGAGTTCCACACCTGGTGGCCTCCATTCCGTGTAGCAGTTCTCCATGAAACGGgttcttttaataataaaaag GAGGAGCTCATCCCTGAGATAGTCGCTAGCCACGGGGTCCTCATTACCTCGTACTCAAATGTGCGCATTATGCAGGATTACATTCAGAAATATGACTGGCATTACATCATCTTGGACGAGGGCCATAAAATTAGGAATCCAAATGCAGGCGTCACTGTTGCATCCAAGCAG TTCCGGACCCCACATCGGTTCATCCTCTCTGGTTCACCCATGCAGAATAACCTGAAGGAACTTTGGTCCCTCTTTGACTTTGTGTTCCCAGGGAAACTAGGCACCCTCCCTGTATTCATGGAGCAGTTCTCAGTGCCAATTACCATGGGGGGATATTCTAATGCCTCTCCAGTGCAG GTGCAGACAGCCTATAAATGTGCCTGTGTCTTACGTGACACCATCAATCCGTACCTGCTGAGGAGGATGAAGGCTGATGTAAAGGCCAATCTCTCATTACCAGACAAAAATGAGCAG GTACTGTTCTGTAGATTAACCGAAGAACAGCGGCAAGTTTATCAGGACTTTTTGGATTCCAAGGAAGTGTATCAGATTCTGAACGGAGATATGCAG ATTTTCTCTGGCTTGATCGTCTTGAGGAAGATTTGTAACCACCCAGACCTGTACACTGGTGGGCCACGCATGCTGAGAGCCATACCTGCAGATCAACTGACTGAGGAGGAGCACTTTGGCTACTGGAAGCGCTCGGGGAAGCTAATAGTAGTGGAGTCTCTGCTCAGGCTGTGGTTCAAACAGGGACACAGAGTCTTGCTCTTCACTCAGTCCAGACAG atgctggAGATCCTGGAGGTGTTTGTCAGGGAAAATGGATACACCTATCTTAAAATGGATGGCACCACCGCCATCGCGTCTAGGCAGCCGCTCATAACGCAGTACAATGAG AGCAaggatatatttattttccttttgacGACCAAAGTTGGAGGATTAGGCATCAACCTGACTGGTGCAAACCGAGTAATTATCTATGATCCAGACTGGAATCCTAGCACAGACACTCAG GCCCGTGAGCGTGCTTGGAGAATAGGGCAGAAACAGCAGGTGACTATTTACAGGCTGCTCACCGCTGGGACCATTGAAGAGAAGATTTACCACAG GCAAATCTTCAAGCAGTTTCTCACAAATCGAGTGCTCAAGGATCCAAAACAGCGTCGTTTTTTCAAGTCTAATGACATTTACGAGCTCTTCACACTTAGCAATCCTGACGGCTCCCAGGGAACTGAAACCAGTGCAATATTTGCAG GCACTGGCTCAGATGTACAGATTCCAAAGAGACACAAGGCACCTTATCCTTCACCATCAGAACTGCAACAAACCTCATCAAAGCCAGAGAAAATACCGTCTTCTTCACTGTGCAAAGAAAATGCTTCACCTGAGACTTTTCACAGAAGCACTCCTACTCTCAATGGCCTATCAAACAGTAATGCCTACAAGGAAAGTGACTCTTTAGATGTTACATCCACATCACCCTCCAACACGCCTCAGAAACACAGGGAGAAGAAAAAGCACTGTGATGTGACAGATGTAGCAATTCAGCCCtcagacaaaaataaacacaagcatAAAAAGCGTAAGAACCAAGAAGGTGCCCGGTTTGAGGGTCATCGAATTTCTCACCTGGTGAAAAAGAGGAGATACAAAAGAGAAGATAGCGAGGACCAGAAAGAGACAAGAGATGAGCAGAAGAATGATGACTATGTTCTTGCCAAACTCTTCAAGAAATCTGGGATCCATAGTGTTATGAAACATGACACAATCATGGAGGCATCAAACCCAGACTATGTCTTGGTGGAAGCTGAGGCCAATCGGGTTGCTAAAGATGCACTTAAAGCTCTGAAAGTGTCCAGACATCGCTGCAGGCTGCCATTCAGTGGATCTGCACCAGCAACACCAGCCCCTGTCAA GAAAAGATTTGGACAGAAAAAGAACTCTCTTCTCAACCAGGCCttgaaaacaacacaaaaaacaggGGAGAAATGCAag GATGCAGAGTTGATAAAGAAAGTAAGCATCAAAAAACTAGGATCTGCTGCCCACTTCAGTGGTGAGGGAGTGGATGAAAAGGCACTTTCTAgctccctctcctcctcctcactgttAGCCAGAATGAGGGCCAGGAATCATGTAAGCCTACCTCAGAGccaagatgaagatgatgatgatgataacgagCAAAGAGTGCAGTCTTCTTCTCCACATATTTCCCCTACTGAGCATGATGAGCTGCTGGTGGATTTGAGGAACTTTGTGGCTTTCCAGGCTCAGGTTGATGGCCAAGCCAGCACTCCGGAGATCCTGGAGTATTTCACTCCGAGATTAACCTCCACACAGACTCCAGTGTTCAGAGAACTGCTTAGGAATATCTGTGACTTCCACAGGCTTCCAGGAAAAGAGGGGATTTGGAAACTCAAAGCTGATTACAGATGA